In a genomic window of Dyadobacter fermentans DSM 18053:
- a CDS encoding OmpH family outer membrane protein — MKKIFILLVLSILCNSALYAQKIGYTDMEFITSKMPEYQAAQTEMKKFSDKWAKEIQDKFSEIDRMQRAYMAEEILLTDELKRKRQGEIKEKELEAGEYNSKIFGVEGLMFQKKKELMKPVLEKVQRAVTKVCSQRRLDFMFDKSSDIGMLYTNPKHDYSDYVMEELGIDPKANKAGSNDKTGKADPAAQQQSAAPAANSPKQKSTNSKLK; from the coding sequence ATGAAGAAGATCTTTATTTTACTAGTTTTGTCAATTCTATGCAATTCAGCACTATATGCCCAGAAGATCGGGTATACGGACATGGAGTTCATCACCAGTAAAATGCCCGAATACCAGGCCGCGCAGACAGAGATGAAGAAATTCTCTGACAAATGGGCTAAGGAAATTCAGGACAAGTTTTCGGAGATCGACCGCATGCAGCGTGCTTATATGGCGGAGGAAATCTTGCTGACGGACGAACTGAAACGGAAGAGGCAGGGCGAAATCAAAGAGAAGGAGCTCGAAGCCGGAGAGTACAACAGCAAGATATTCGGGGTGGAAGGCCTGATGTTCCAGAAGAAGAAGGAACTGATGAAGCCGGTGCTCGAAAAAGTGCAGCGCGCAGTGACCAAAGTGTGCAGTCAGCGAAGGCTCGATTTTATGTTTGATAAATCCAGCGACATTGGCATGCTCTACACCAATCCGAAACACGATTATTCGGATTATGTGATGGAGGAACTCGGGATCGATCCGAAGGCCAACAAAGCAGGAAGCAATGATAAAACCGGCAAAGCCGACCCTGCGGCCCAGCAACAGTCAGCCGCGCCTGCCGCGAACTCACCAAAACAAAAAAGTACAAACAGTAAACTTAAATAA
- a CDS encoding OmpH family outer membrane protein: protein MKQKLMAILVVMTIITTPLLAQTTPAGGPTKIGYTNVDYIIGKLPEAKVMQNQLEVTKAQLDKAIGETYKEAQEKYEAYQKNGANMTDVIRADKEKELQNLSTRIEEMRNNAQTSLQTKQQQLLEPILTKVNNAIQEVGKEAGFLYILNMDAGAGTTPIILFAASEENNATNLILRKLGVDPDKVEAAAPAATTPAAKPATTPATTPATTPKKK from the coding sequence ATGAAACAAAAATTGATGGCAATTCTGGTCGTGATGACCATTATCACCACCCCTCTTTTAGCCCAGACCACCCCGGCAGGCGGGCCAACTAAGATCGGTTATACTAACGTTGACTATATAATCGGCAAATTGCCAGAGGCAAAAGTGATGCAAAACCAGCTGGAAGTAACCAAAGCTCAGCTGGACAAAGCCATCGGGGAAACTTATAAAGAGGCTCAGGAGAAATACGAAGCATATCAGAAAAACGGTGCGAACATGACCGACGTCATCCGTGCCGACAAAGAAAAAGAGCTTCAAAACCTCTCAACGCGCATCGAAGAAATGCGTAACAATGCGCAGACTTCCCTGCAAACAAAACAGCAGCAGCTGCTCGAACCGATCCTGACGAAGGTGAACAATGCGATCCAGGAAGTAGGTAAAGAAGCTGGTTTCCTCTACATCCTGAACATGGATGCAGGTGCAGGAACTACGCCGATCATCCTTTTCGCGGCATCGGAAGAAAACAATGCAACTAACCTGATCCTTCGTAAACTGGGTGTTGATCCCGACAAAGTAGAAGCAGCAGCACCGGCCGCTACCACACCGGCAGCGAAACCAGCTACAACACCTGCTACCACTCCGGCCACTACCCCGAAGAAAAAATAA
- a CDS encoding lipoprotein signal peptidase, with protein MNQSRNPAPYLLLSILLIIIDQASKLLVHKYMQPGFSGQIALIGDWLKLHYVLNPGMAFGMQLGHEYGKLFLTLFRLVAMVAIGGYMIHLARAGASKGLLWALAMILAGAVGNVIDSTFYGVFLGNAPYGSPTPWFHGQVIDMIFVDFWEGFIPDWVPIWGGQYYSTPIFNIADSCIFLGVCSILIFQGSFQSHAPEPEEGEHEEKEDGERKDGEIEDGEKRDDTPAAASEEDDNKKESI; from the coding sequence ATGAACCAATCCAGAAATCCAGCGCCTTACCTACTTTTAAGCATACTCCTTATCATCATTGATCAGGCTTCCAAACTTCTGGTTCATAAATACATGCAACCCGGCTTTTCGGGGCAGATCGCGCTCATCGGGGATTGGCTGAAACTGCATTATGTGCTCAATCCCGGCATGGCTTTCGGCATGCAGCTGGGCCATGAATATGGTAAATTGTTCCTGACATTGTTCCGCCTCGTGGCGATGGTCGCGATTGGCGGCTATATGATCCACCTTGCCCGCGCCGGGGCTTCCAAAGGGCTGCTTTGGGCATTAGCGATGATACTCGCCGGCGCGGTCGGCAACGTGATCGACAGTACATTCTACGGCGTGTTCCTCGGCAATGCCCCCTATGGCTCTCCCACCCCGTGGTTTCACGGCCAGGTGATCGACATGATTTTCGTCGATTTCTGGGAAGGTTTCATTCCCGACTGGGTGCCGATATGGGGCGGACAGTATTACTCGACCCCGATCTTCAACATTGCCGATTCCTGCATTTTCCTCGGCGTGTGCAGCATCCTGATCTTCCAGGGAAGTTTCCAGTCACATGCTCCTGAGCCGGAGGAAGGAGAACATGAAGAAAAGGAGGATGGAGAAAGAAAGGACGGAGAGATCGAGGATGGAGAAAAGCGCGACGACACGCCTGCTGCTGCTAGCGAAGAGGACGATAACAAAAAAGAGAGCATCTAG
- a CDS encoding proline dehydrogenase family protein: MAYPSPNDQIPVFFEDTSVAFASKSDAKLRKTYWLFSLMNQARVVNLGTFFIKLALKLNLPIKNLIRVTIFEQFCGGETINECDATIVSLRNSGIGTILDYSVEGEDKEASFDATTAEILKTIDKATGSDTIPFSVFKITGVASSELLEKVQRKDELSDDEKATFERARQRVQRLCAHAYEHNVRIFIDAEESWIQGVIDDLAYEMMQQFNREKPIVYNTYQLYRHETLEALKSAFLTARQKGYFLGGKLVRGAYMEKERLRAREQEYFNPIHTSKEATDADYNLAIDFCLDRIEHVSICLGTHNEYSSQYCALKMQKLGLARNDDRIWFAQLLGMSDNISYNLSKAGYNVAKYVPYGPINAVLPYLIRRAEENTSIAGQSSREFLLVKSELKRRGIGSL, from the coding sequence ATGGCATATCCGTCACCAAACGACCAAATACCTGTATTTTTTGAAGATACTTCCGTTGCCTTCGCCTCCAAATCAGACGCTAAACTAAGGAAGACATACTGGCTATTCAGCCTTATGAATCAGGCTCGAGTGGTAAATTTAGGCACTTTTTTTATAAAGCTTGCACTAAAACTTAACTTACCTATAAAAAATCTCATTCGGGTCACGATTTTTGAACAATTCTGTGGCGGTGAGACGATTAACGAGTGTGACGCTACCATCGTATCCCTGCGCAACTCCGGCATCGGCACGATTCTGGATTATTCCGTTGAAGGCGAAGATAAAGAAGCCAGTTTCGACGCAACCACGGCCGAGATCCTCAAAACGATCGACAAGGCGACCGGCTCGGATACCATTCCTTTTTCCGTGTTTAAAATCACAGGCGTGGCCTCGTCTGAGCTCCTCGAAAAGGTCCAGCGCAAGGATGAGCTGTCGGACGATGAAAAAGCAACCTTCGAGCGGGCACGCCAGCGCGTGCAACGCCTGTGCGCACATGCATACGAGCATAATGTGAGGATCTTCATCGATGCCGAAGAAAGCTGGATACAGGGCGTGATCGACGACCTGGCGTATGAAATGATGCAGCAGTTCAACCGTGAGAAGCCCATCGTGTACAACACTTACCAGCTCTACCGCCACGAAACGCTCGAAGCATTGAAAAGCGCATTCCTGACCGCCCGCCAGAAAGGCTATTTCCTCGGCGGCAAGCTCGTCCGCGGGGCCTATATGGAAAAGGAGCGGCTTCGCGCGCGGGAACAGGAGTATTTCAACCCCATTCATACCTCCAAAGAAGCCACGGACGCAGACTATAACCTGGCCATCGACTTCTGCCTCGACCGCATCGAGCACGTTTCCATTTGCCTCGGCACGCACAACGAATACAGCTCGCAGTACTGCGCCTTGAAAATGCAGAAGCTCGGCCTCGCCCGCAACGACGACCGGATATGGTTTGCCCAGCTCCTCGGCATGAGCGATAACATTTCGTACAACCTGTCAAAAGCTGGCTATAATGTGGCTAAATACGTGCCCTACGGACCCATTAATGCCGTCCTGCCCTATCTCATCCGCCGTGCCGAGGAAAACACGTCCATTGCCGGCCAGAGCAGCCGGGAGTTTTTGCTGGTGAAAAGCGAATTGAAGAGAAGAGGAATCGGTTCTTTATAA
- a CDS encoding chorismate mutase, giving the protein MNASLDILPLSSWINTEGKPLVIAGPCSAETEEQMLETATQIKEEGFAHVIRAGVWKPRTRPGSFEGMGEAALPWLQAVKQQTGLPVAVEVATPQHIELALKYGVDILWVGARTTVNPFNVQELADALKGIDVPVLVKNPVNPDLQLWVGALERLNQAGVKKLGAIHRGFSNAQEHKFRNSPMWNIAIELKTIFPQLPVIGDPSHMAGKRAYLYEIAQRALDLHYDGLIIESHRDPDKAWSDAAQQLTPAALGQMLHDLHVRKESYGSDYASQLEIIRGKIDNLDRELLETLANRFALVEKLAEYKRDNNVAAYQVDRFREVLETRAGWGRSLNLYPNLVDELFKLVHMESIRKQTEVMNQVNA; this is encoded by the coding sequence ATGAATGCTTCTTTAGATATCCTACCGCTTAGCAGTTGGATCAATACCGAAGGAAAGCCTTTGGTAATCGCCGGGCCTTGCAGCGCAGAGACCGAGGAACAAATGTTAGAAACCGCAACCCAGATCAAAGAGGAAGGATTTGCGCACGTAATCCGTGCAGGGGTGTGGAAACCGAGAACTCGTCCAGGCAGCTTTGAAGGCATGGGAGAGGCAGCTTTGCCATGGTTGCAAGCGGTGAAACAGCAAACAGGCCTGCCTGTGGCTGTGGAAGTAGCTACGCCTCAGCACATCGAGCTGGCATTGAAATACGGCGTTGATATCCTTTGGGTTGGTGCACGTACCACCGTGAACCCGTTCAACGTACAGGAACTTGCTGACGCCCTGAAAGGAATTGATGTACCTGTATTGGTTAAAAACCCTGTGAACCCCGACCTGCAACTGTGGGTAGGAGCACTGGAACGTTTGAACCAGGCCGGCGTGAAAAAACTCGGTGCGATCCACCGCGGTTTCTCGAACGCACAAGAGCACAAATTCCGTAACTCTCCAATGTGGAACATCGCGATCGAACTGAAAACGATTTTCCCTCAATTGCCGGTAATCGGTGACCCTAGCCACATGGCTGGAAAGCGTGCTTACCTGTACGAAATCGCTCAGCGCGCGCTTGACCTGCACTACGACGGTCTGATCATCGAATCACACCGCGATCCGGACAAAGCATGGTCTGACGCTGCACAACAGCTAACACCTGCTGCATTGGGACAAATGCTGCACGACCTGCACGTTCGTAAGGAGTCTTACGGCAGCGATTACGCCTCGCAACTGGAAATTATCCGTGGCAAAATCGATAACCTCGACCGCGAACTGCTCGAAACTTTGGCAAACCGCTTTGCCCTGGTTGAGAAACTGGCCGAATACAAACGCGATAACAACGTTGCAGCATATCAAGTTGACCGTTTCCGCGAAGTACTCGAAACCCGCGCTGGTTGGGGTCGCAGCCTGAACCTGTATCCAAACCTGGTGGACGAATTGTTCAAACTCGTTCACATGGAGTCGATCCGCAAGCAAACTGAGGTGATGAACCAGGTGAATGCCTAA
- a CDS encoding SGNH/GDSL hydrolase family protein gives MKKQRLLGFSLALNAVLIATFLIFGFIYRDKIAQRFVRMKGNPTIVMYGNSITAQGKWVELLGRTDVMNNALPGQATYHFLQLIRSHVIDLHPKVCFIKGGINDITVGVSQEKIQANFRTMLEMLMQNGITPVVTLTVYEQHDPSSKREVDALNAFLVSFCTQNHITSIDLNQYISDSTGLRAEYAVDKTHLNAKAYEIWAREISRVLKEKGI, from the coding sequence ATGAAGAAACAAAGGTTGCTTGGCTTCTCGCTTGCCTTGAATGCGGTCCTGATCGCAACCTTTCTGATATTCGGCTTCATTTACCGTGATAAAATTGCGCAGCGTTTCGTCCGTATGAAAGGCAACCCGACGATCGTCATGTACGGCAACTCCATTACCGCGCAGGGCAAATGGGTGGAACTGCTCGGCCGGACCGATGTGATGAACAACGCGCTCCCCGGCCAGGCGACGTATCATTTCCTTCAACTGATCCGGTCACACGTGATCGACCTGCATCCTAAGGTTTGTTTCATCAAAGGCGGCATTAATGACATTACCGTCGGCGTGTCCCAGGAAAAAATTCAGGCTAATTTTAGGACCATGCTTGAAATGCTGATGCAAAACGGCATTACGCCGGTTGTCACGCTCACCGTCTACGAGCAGCATGACCCTTCAAGCAAAAGGGAAGTTGATGCGTTAAATGCGTTTCTGGTTTCATTTTGTACCCAAAACCACATTACCAGCATTGATCTAAACCAATATATTTCAGACTCGACCGGCCTGCGGGCTGAATATGCCGTCGATAAAACGCATTTGAATGCCAAAGCCTATGAGATTTGGGCGCGGGAAATCAGCAGGGTTTTGAAAGAAAAAGGCATTTGA
- a CDS encoding thymidine kinase, with product MFVEPSHRREFQNPRTGWIEVICGSMFSGKTEELIRLLNRARIARQRIQIFKPALDKRYHEENIVSHNDNSIPSIPVQSSQQISDLAQDCEVVGIDEAQFFDEGILAVCDQLANSGKRVIVAGLDMDYMGKPFGCMPQLMAIAEYVTKVHAVCMVCGEVASHSYRLSPSNERVLLGETDHYEARCRRCFNLGEKATELFSR from the coding sequence ATGTTTGTAGAACCATCTCACAGAAGAGAATTCCAAAATCCTCGTACCGGCTGGATCGAAGTCATTTGCGGCTCGATGTTTTCCGGCAAAACCGAAGAACTGATCCGCCTGCTCAACCGTGCCAGAATTGCCCGGCAAAGGATTCAGATTTTCAAACCTGCGCTTGATAAACGATACCACGAAGAGAACATTGTTTCTCATAATGACAATTCGATCCCCTCGATACCCGTACAATCTTCGCAGCAAATATCAGACCTGGCGCAGGATTGCGAGGTGGTGGGCATCGACGAAGCCCAGTTTTTCGACGAGGGAATTCTGGCCGTATGCGACCAGCTGGCCAATTCGGGCAAGCGTGTGATCGTGGCCGGCCTCGACATGGATTATATGGGCAAACCCTTCGGCTGCATGCCGCAGTTGATGGCCATTGCGGAATATGTCACCAAAGTACACGCGGTATGCATGGTGTGTGGGGAGGTGGCTTCGCATTCCTACCGGCTGTCGCCATCGAACGAACGGGTGCTGCTCGGCGAGACGGATCACTACGAAGCTCGCTGCCGCAGGTGTTTCAATCTGGGTGAAAAAGCGACCGAACTCTTTTCGCGATGA
- a CDS encoding hydroxymethylglutaryl-CoA lyase codes for MKLIECPRDAWQGFHPFIPSETKLAYLNQLMKVGFETIDFGSFVSPKAMPQMQDTAWVTERLDLSGSSTSLLAIVANERGAADACTFGQIGQIGYPFSISETFQMRNTQATIAESFERVKRIAGLCTKHQKELVIYISMGFGNPYGDAWAPEIVMEWVEKLSKLGVSTFSLADTVGVAQASDIGWLFTALIPHYPELEFGAHFHTRPDDWRIKIQAAYDAGCRRFDGAMFGYGGCPMAQDDLVGNMPTERLIDFAKEQKELLSIDADELQKARTMFQQIVG; via the coding sequence ATGAAACTAATCGAATGCCCTCGCGACGCCTGGCAAGGCTTTCACCCCTTTATCCCGTCGGAAACCAAGCTGGCTTACCTGAACCAGCTGATGAAAGTCGGTTTTGAGACCATTGATTTCGGCAGTTTCGTTTCGCCAAAGGCTATGCCGCAAATGCAGGATACTGCCTGGGTTACCGAACGGCTAGATCTTTCCGGCAGCAGCACGAGCCTGCTGGCCATTGTAGCCAACGAGCGCGGGGCGGCTGATGCGTGTACTTTCGGGCAAATCGGGCAGATCGGTTATCCATTTTCTATATCGGAAACATTTCAGATGCGCAACACCCAGGCGACGATTGCGGAATCGTTCGAACGTGTGAAACGCATTGCCGGGTTATGCACGAAGCACCAAAAGGAGCTGGTGATTTACATTTCAATGGGTTTTGGAAACCCTTATGGCGATGCCTGGGCACCCGAAATTGTAATGGAATGGGTGGAGAAACTGTCAAAACTGGGTGTGAGCACGTTTTCCCTGGCCGATACCGTGGGTGTAGCGCAGGCGAGCGACATTGGCTGGCTGTTCACGGCATTGATCCCGCATTATCCCGAACTGGAATTCGGGGCGCATTTCCATACGCGGCCCGACGACTGGCGCATTAAAATACAAGCCGCATACGACGCAGGCTGCCGCCGTTTCGATGGGGCAATGTTCGGTTATGGAGGCTGCCCGATGGCGCAGGACGATCTCGTAGGCAACATGCCCACCGAACGGCTCATCGATTTTGCCAAAGAACAAAAGGAGCTGCTTTCTATTGATGCCGACGAATTGCAGAAAGCCAGAACGATGTTTCAGCAGATCGTTGGATAA
- a CDS encoding NAD-dependent epimerase/dehydratase family protein — MRILITGGAGFVGSSLAIALKTNYPDYEVYALDNLKRRGSELNISRLKKVGVEFVHGDIRNKEDFDAIPAVDTVIEASAEPSVLAGLDGTPDYLINTNLVGTVNCLNYALKHKAGFIFLSTSRVYPIKTIETLNFVEEETRFALSDEQPVPGVSSKGIAEDFPLNGARSLYGTTKLASELIIQEYNEFYDLKTVINRCGVITGPWQMGKVDQGVMVLWIAKHYFEQQLGYFGYGGTGKQIRDMLHVADLYNLIDWQLHNLDKVNGEILNAGGGLQSSASLQELTKICQEVTGKTIPIKVVPENRTADIRLYVTDNTKVTALTGWEPKISIRQIVEEITAWLAENEADLAPILK, encoded by the coding sequence ATGAGAATCCTGATCACCGGTGGAGCCGGTTTTGTTGGCTCTTCGCTGGCCATAGCCCTGAAAACAAACTATCCCGATTACGAGGTTTACGCGCTGGACAACCTCAAAAGAAGAGGCTCGGAGCTGAACATTTCGCGCCTTAAGAAAGTGGGCGTCGAGTTTGTGCACGGCGACATCCGTAACAAGGAAGATTTCGACGCAATCCCGGCGGTCGACACGGTGATCGAAGCCTCCGCGGAGCCTTCGGTACTGGCCGGCCTGGACGGCACGCCCGATTACCTGATCAATACCAACCTCGTAGGCACGGTCAACTGCCTCAACTATGCATTGAAGCACAAAGCAGGTTTCATTTTCCTTTCGACGAGCCGCGTGTACCCGATCAAGACGATCGAGACATTGAATTTCGTGGAAGAAGAGACGCGCTTTGCATTGTCGGATGAGCAGCCGGTACCGGGTGTTTCATCAAAAGGCATTGCCGAAGATTTCCCGCTGAACGGCGCCCGCTCGCTTTATGGGACTACCAAACTGGCCTCGGAGCTGATTATCCAAGAATATAATGAGTTTTATGACCTCAAAACGGTCATTAACCGCTGCGGCGTGATCACCGGTCCGTGGCAAATGGGCAAGGTGGATCAGGGCGTGATGGTGCTCTGGATCGCTAAACATTACTTCGAGCAGCAGCTCGGCTACTTCGGCTACGGCGGCACCGGCAAGCAAATCCGCGACATGCTGCACGTGGCTGATCTCTACAATCTTATCGACTGGCAGCTGCATAACCTCGACAAAGTAAATGGCGAAATCCTCAACGCCGGCGGCGGCTTGCAAAGCAGCGCCTCGTTGCAGGAATTGACCAAAATATGCCAGGAAGTAACCGGCAAAACGATCCCGATCAAAGTAGTCCCTGAAAACCGGACGGCCGACATCCGCCTGTACGTTACCGACAACACGAAAGTGACGGCATTAACAGGCTGGGAACCAAAGATCAGCATCCGCCAGATCGTCGAAGAAATCACCGCCTGGCTAGCCGAAAACGAAGCGGACCTCGCTCCGATTTTGAAATAG
- a CDS encoding TonB-dependent receptor, with translation MKRLLPLILICCCLFITHFSYGQKAPERKITMKLDSARFDQFVKQVEEQTGYYFYYDATRFDSLTLDLNVNNLSLREVLDQVFKGSEFEYAIDAQKRIYVTHGQKIITQLTPGLFNPERAGENDSIAYAGPENDLKEKLLSTAESKVHEIGIRKHRITPGNSTITGYVRNAVTGEPVIGAAIFITSPSIGVTTDALGRYALTIPRGKQLVHIKSTGMRETQRQVILYSDGKLDIEMRESVIALKEVSVKAGMDKNVVGTQMGTVKLTIKNLKQVPTVFGETDLLRTVLTLPGIKSVGENSTGLNVRGGSVDQNLIQYNDAVIYNPSHLFGFFSAFNPDVLKDVELYKSTIPSRFGGRLASVLDINSRDGNKKKFVASGGVGLVTGRVTLEGPLVKDKASFLLGGRSTYSNWVIRALDNDTYNRSSASFYDVNLHFNYEINERNSLSLTGYTSSDKFRLYGDTLYSYQNRLGSIKWKHTFNTRLYGIFTAAHSKYNYAMEAEGLPLNSFDLKFDINQSNFKADFTYVLHPKHTLEFGLSTIYYKLHPGSFKPRGTESLIRPDELEAEQATESALYLEDKWEVSPRLSISAGLRWSMFQYLGPKLVNKYLPGFPIDYIYQEGVEEYKSGKKIKSYGGPEYRASVRYSIFDNLSLKASYNTLRQYIHLLTNTMTVSPTDIWKLSDPYIKPQIGDQLSLGLYRNFRGNKVEVSLEGYYKNIRNFLDYKGGDSLFMNHNIEAAVINTKAKAYGVEFMIKKMTGKLNGWLGYTYARTLLRAVDRDSPDAPNGGNFYPSNYDKPHDFTLISNYRFSHRFSLSFNFTYSTGRPYTPPIGKYIIDGAQRVYYADRNQFRIPDYYRMDLAMNIEGNHRIKKLAHSSWTLAVYNLLGRKNPTSVYFQTVAGRVNGYQLSIFGQPIPTVTYNFRF, from the coding sequence ATGAAGAGACTTCTACCTTTAATCCTTATTTGCTGCTGCCTTTTCATCACCCATTTTTCCTACGGCCAGAAGGCGCCCGAAAGAAAGATCACGATGAAACTCGATTCGGCGCGGTTCGATCAGTTTGTGAAGCAGGTGGAAGAACAGACGGGCTACTACTTCTACTACGACGCTACCCGGTTCGACAGCCTCACGCTCGACCTGAATGTGAACAACCTTTCACTGCGCGAAGTCCTCGATCAGGTTTTCAAAGGCTCCGAATTTGAATACGCCATCGACGCGCAAAAGCGCATTTACGTCACGCACGGGCAGAAAATCATCACACAGCTCACGCCCGGCCTGTTCAACCCCGAGCGCGCCGGTGAAAACGACTCCATTGCCTACGCAGGCCCCGAAAATGACCTGAAAGAAAAGCTCCTCTCGACTGCCGAAAGTAAAGTGCACGAAATAGGGATACGAAAGCACCGCATTACGCCCGGCAACTCCACCATCACCGGTTACGTCAGGAACGCCGTTACCGGTGAGCCGGTCATCGGCGCGGCGATCTTCATTACTTCGCCTTCCATAGGCGTCACCACGGACGCGCTCGGGCGGTACGCACTCACGATCCCGCGCGGGAAACAGTTGGTGCATATCAAAAGCACCGGCATGCGCGAAACGCAGCGACAGGTGATATTGTATTCTGACGGCAAGCTGGACATTGAAATGCGCGAAAGCGTGATCGCCCTCAAAGAAGTGTCGGTGAAGGCGGGAATGGACAAAAACGTGGTAGGTACGCAAATGGGAACCGTGAAATTGACGATCAAAAACCTGAAACAGGTACCGACCGTCTTCGGCGAAACCGACCTCCTGCGAACCGTGCTCACATTGCCGGGTATCAAATCGGTGGGTGAAAACAGTACAGGCCTCAACGTTCGCGGGGGCTCCGTGGACCAAAACCTGATCCAGTATAACGACGCCGTGATCTACAACCCGTCGCACCTTTTTGGCTTCTTTTCCGCATTCAATCCCGATGTATTGAAGGATGTGGAATTGTACAAAAGCACGATCCCGTCGCGGTTCGGCGGCAGGCTGGCATCGGTGCTCGATATCAACAGCCGCGACGGTAACAAGAAGAAATTCGTGGCATCGGGAGGCGTCGGGCTGGTTACCGGGCGTGTTACGCTGGAAGGGCCATTGGTGAAAGACAAGGCTTCGTTTCTGCTCGGAGGGCGCTCTACGTATTCAAACTGGGTGATCCGGGCGCTGGATAATGATACTTACAACCGAAGCTCGGCGTCGTTCTACGATGTGAACCTGCATTTCAATTATGAAATCAATGAAAGAAACAGCCTTTCACTGACCGGCTACACCAGCAGCGACAAGTTCAGGCTGTACGGCGATACGCTGTATTCCTACCAGAACCGGCTGGGCTCCATCAAATGGAAGCACACGTTCAATACGCGGCTTTACGGCATATTCACGGCCGCACATAGCAAATACAACTACGCCATGGAGGCCGAGGGCCTTCCGCTCAACTCCTTTGACCTGAAATTTGATATTAACCAGTCGAATTTCAAGGCGGACTTTACTTATGTGCTGCATCCCAAACACACGCTCGAATTCGGTTTGAGCACGATTTACTATAAACTGCACCCGGGTTCGTTCAAGCCGCGCGGCACCGAGTCGCTCATCAGGCCCGACGAACTTGAAGCCGAGCAGGCCACGGAAAGTGCATTGTACCTGGAAGACAAATGGGAGGTGAGCCCGCGGTTGTCGATTTCAGCTGGTTTACGGTGGTCGATGTTCCAATACCTGGGACCAAAGTTGGTGAACAAGTATCTCCCCGGTTTCCCGATCGACTACATTTACCAGGAAGGTGTGGAAGAATACAAATCAGGCAAGAAGATCAAATCCTACGGCGGGCCTGAATACCGGGCATCGGTGCGGTACAGCATCTTCGATAACCTTTCGCTCAAAGCGAGCTACAACACATTGCGGCAGTACATTCACCTGCTCACCAACACGATGACGGTTTCTCCGACCGACATCTGGAAACTGAGCGATCCGTACATCAAGCCGCAGATCGGCGATCAGCTTTCATTGGGTTTGTACCGGAATTTCAGGGGTAACAAAGTAGAAGTATCGCTCGAAGGTTACTATAAAAACATCCGGAACTTCCTCGATTACAAAGGCGGCGACTCGCTGTTTATGAACCACAACATCGAGGCGGCGGTGATCAACACCAAGGCGAAAGCTTACGGGGTGGAATTCATGATCAAGAAAATGACCGGAAAGCTTAACGGCTGGCTCGGCTACACCTATGCGCGTACACTCTTGCGCGCCGTGGACCGCGACTCGCCCGACGCGCCGAATGGCGGTAATTTTTATCCGAGCAATTACGACAAGCCGCACGATTTTACGCTGATCTCGAATTATCGCTTCTCGCACCGGTTCAGCTTGTCGTTCAACTTTACTTACAGCACCGGCCGGCCCTACACCCCGCCGATTGGAAAATACATTATCGACGGCGCGCAACGCGTGTATTACGCCGATCGTAACCAGTTCCGCATTCCCGATTATTACCGGATGGACCTGGCGATGAACATCGAAGGCAACCACCGCATCAAAAAACTCGCGCACAGTTCCTGGACGCTGGCGGTGTACAATCTGCTCGGGCGCAAAAACCCGACATCGGTGTATTTCCAGACAGTTGCCGGAAGGGTTAACGGTTATCAGCTCTCCATTTTCGGCCAGCCGATACCAACAGTTACTTACAATTTCAGATTCTAA